The following proteins come from a genomic window of Ferrovibrio sp. MS7:
- a CDS encoding DUF2333 family protein, translated as MQITPRQWIIGGFIAAVAVFGLYYPVGMLLTHKIDDRLEYEAPESFLPPGGSRAVAIAAALVEREVEQNGWVANDPFFQPGSMLDNMPNFQLGIIHALGRFGFELVDQLGRARGSSQTDSDLQEAAGLLQYSGTKWIFDFSTSLLPTAKSESQYLKARDALRSYNSRLSQGKAIFERRADNLLSTMDRIATDLGSSSAALDRRIIDGSNMWIDGESDDLFYSVKGQAYAYYLILRELKKDYANIVRDKELGGTWDQMMESFAAAAVLKPLVVINGRTDGLLLPNHLASMGFHILRARAQIREISNILLK; from the coding sequence AATGGATCATCGGCGGCTTCATCGCCGCGGTGGCGGTGTTCGGCCTGTATTACCCGGTCGGCATGCTGCTGACGCACAAGATCGACGACCGGCTTGAATACGAGGCGCCGGAGTCTTTCCTGCCGCCAGGCGGCAGCCGTGCCGTGGCGATTGCCGCCGCCCTGGTCGAGCGCGAGGTGGAGCAGAATGGCTGGGTCGCCAACGACCCGTTCTTCCAGCCCGGCTCTATGCTCGACAACATGCCGAATTTCCAGCTTGGCATCATACACGCCCTCGGCCGCTTCGGCTTTGAACTGGTCGACCAGCTCGGCCGCGCGCGCGGCTCCAGCCAGACCGACAGCGACCTGCAGGAAGCCGCTGGCCTGCTGCAATATTCCGGCACCAAGTGGATTTTCGATTTCTCCACTTCGCTGCTGCCGACCGCGAAATCGGAAAGCCAGTACCTCAAGGCACGTGACGCCCTGCGCAGCTACAACAGCCGCCTCAGCCAGGGCAAGGCCATCTTCGAGCGCCGCGCCGACAACCTGCTCTCGACCATGGACCGTATCGCCACCGATCTCGGCTCGTCCTCGGCGGCGCTCGACCGCCGTATCATCGATGGCTCCAACATGTGGATCGATGGCGAGTCCGACGACCTGTTCTATTCGGTGAAGGGGCAGGCTTATGCCTATTACCTGATACTGCGCGAGCTGAAAAAGGATTATGCCAATATCGTGCGCGACAAGGAGCTGGGCGGCACCTGGGACCAGATGATGGAATCCTTCGCCGCCGCTGCCGTGTTGAAGCCGCTGGTGGTGATCAACGGCAGGACCGATGGCCTGCTGCTGCCCAACCATCTGGCCTCGATGGGTTTCCATATCCTGCGCGCCCGGGCGCAGATCCGCGAGATTTCCAATATTCTGTTGAAGTAA